A region of Saccharomyces kudriavzevii IFO 1802 strain IFO1802 genome assembly, chromosome: 14 DNA encodes the following proteins:
- the SKDI14G1580 gene encoding uncharacterized protein (similar to Saccharomyces cerevisiae YNL165W; ancestral locus Anc_2.89) translates to MDRVRSLIGSHRGRARNHRHPSYSSSGTPSTMNLLGTDGDGDDQSTIFAQETDHVGTLANEGDDSADAATLNTTLSEGSTIGDLQRQGFVNRAPRFTSERSMPFISILLQRGFFAFPSEASYQIFLHNKRKLDKIDPKTGLGLPLFHAISLNLVKSLFSSQNTPVMRIHKFVLIDSQCEKPPLNSELISQINENVSIYKFEFCTILKKMESHNFSSRIEHDFIFHRSNEPDVHVPMINYNQRKNADTTVHGLNLRWYGTTSLASPFGTNSVNLLVLDDTMASYMDQQTIEEFDSYCRSRPTRPLGYLPVWARYTDDKVSVIPKKRTLRVATFYMQETDSFDDGSSSTTSAPHASYSEISSNIIDKVSWDSQVLTCMCMLLHEYESRKEKRHTVWGGSTAYMLNGPAGLLM, encoded by the coding sequence ATGGACAGAGTACGCTCTCTAATTGGGAGCCACCGGGGGCGCGCACGCAATCATCGGCATCCTTCATATTCCTCCAGTGGGACTCCATCGACCATGAATCTCTTGGGAACTGATGGTGATGGGGACGACCAATCTACGATATTTGCACAAGAAACGGACCATGTAGGGACCCTTGCAAATGAGGGCGATGATAGCGCGGATGCGGCCACTTTGAATACAACGTTGTCAGAAGGTTCAACTATAGGAGACCTCCAACGGCAAGGTTTTGTTAATAGAGCTCCCAGATTCACGTCAGAAAGGAGTATGCCCTTCATTTCTATCTTGTTGCAGCGAGGATTTTTTGCATTTCCCAGTGAGGCATCTTATCAAATATTTCTACACAACAAGAGAAaacttgataaaattgatCCAAAAACAGGCCTTGGACTTCCCTTATTTCACGCGATCTCTCTAAACCTGGTTAAGTCTCTCTTCAGTAGCCAAAATACGCCGGTAATGAGAATCCATAAGTTCGTTTTAATAGACTCTCAATGCGAGAAACCTCCACTCAATTCCGAATTGATCTCtcaaataaatgaaaatgtgTCCATAtacaaatttgaattctgcaccattttgaagaaaatggaaagcCATAATTTCTCCAGTAGGATAGAACACGACTTCATATTTCACAGAAGCAACGAACCTGATGTTCATGTCCCTATGATTAATTATAATCAGAGGAAAAATGCAGATACAACAGTTCATGGATTAAATCTTCGATGGTATGGAACAACTAGTTTGGCCTCCCCATTCGGCACGAACAGCGTCAATCTGCTTGTACTTGACGACACAATGGCATCTTATATGGACCAACAGACTATAGAGGAGTTTGACTCCTATTGTCGTTCCCGTCCCACAAGGCCATTGGGTTACCTTCCGGTTTGGGCTAGGTATACGGATGATAAAGTTAGTGTTATACCGAAAAAGAGAACTTTGAGAGTGGCCACCTTTTACATGCAAGAAACCGATTCATTCGATGATGGCTCTAGTTCAACAACCAGCGCCCCGCATGCTAGTTATAGCGAAATAAGCTCCAACATCATCGACAAGGTCTCCTGGGATAGCCAGGTATTGACCTGCATGTGCATGCTTTTGCATGAATACGAAtcaagaaaggaaaagcgCCACACCGTATGGGGTGGCTCGACCGCGTATATGTTAAATGGACCGGCAGGACTACTCATGTAA